One part of the Vitis riparia cultivar Riparia Gloire de Montpellier isolate 1030 chromosome 8, EGFV_Vit.rip_1.0, whole genome shotgun sequence genome encodes these proteins:
- the LOC117920421 gene encoding uncharacterized protein LOC117920421 isoform X1: MFESIVFEVRKGVVWMGEGEGCLPVVKDIKVLKDGKTESENSSRMELKRDHECIAGNIETEASPRKKPVKEALNEEGCSEVSNPILSPKYNASSVQTITSQVAELASTNQAVLGEITSTSSGNSVPESLSDEEHSRNGSSDGVSTTQVVLEIPKHVSSTGIRKITFKFSKSKEAYNSKLSSEPLHVLGRVGNSHSYIGYPGDPGRNIASPDTGTNMRVNTCWNLETRNLHFRAPNMELKMSKKVVPKSYPTNVKKLLSTGILDGALVKYISTSREKELHGVIRESGYLCGCSACNFTKVLTAYEFEQHAGGRTRHPNNHIYLENGKPIYSIIQQLKTAPLSDLDEVIKNIAGSSVNIECFKAWKASFHQNNGVTEADENYHAQLLNHPQSIVSFPVQAVEDSFTGSRLPLKQKKLMKEMTQERKHAAKKPSSYIYGSGLQHKKSSEGAIKKRDNDLHRLLFMPNGLPDGAELAYYVKGQRILGGYKQGNGIVCSHCDSEVSPSQFEAHAGWAARRQPYRHIYTSNGLTLHDIAISLANGQNCTTGDSDDMCTLCGDGGDLILCDGCPRAFHPACLELQCLPEGDWRCPCCVENFCPDRKVARPIRIQLTRAVKAPESEIGGCVVCRAHDFSVSKFDDRTVMLCDQCEKEFHVGCLRDSGLCDLKELPKDKWFCCDDCSRVHVALQNLASRGPEMIPASVSSMINRKHLEKGLIDGAADDLQWCILSGKSRYKEHLPLLSRTTAIFRECFDPIVASSGRDLIPVMVYGRNISGQEFGGMYCVVLLAKSTVVSAGLIRVFGQEVAELPIVATSKEHQGKGYFRALFSCIEELLSSLGVKTLVLPAAEEAEAIWTNKLGFQKMSEERMLKYTREFQLTIFKGTSMLEKEVPCIVE; the protein is encoded by the exons ATGTTTGAATCGATAGTTTTTGAAG TTCGGAAAGGAGTTGTTTGGATGGGAGAAGGGGAAGGTTGTTTGCCAGTGGTTAAGGATATCAAAGTGTTAAAGGATGGAAAAACGGAAAGTGAAAATTCTTCTAGAATGGAATTGAAGCGGGACCATGAATGTATTGCTGGCAATATCGAAACGGAGGCTTCTCCTAGGAAGAAGCCAGTGAAAGAAGCTTTGAACGAGGAAGGATGCTCAGAAGTTTCAAATCCGATTCTTTCTCCAAAATATAATGCTTCTAGCGTTCAAACTATTACGAGTCAGGTGGCTGAGTTAGCAAGCACTAACCAAGCGGTGTTAGGTGAAATCACGTCTACAAGTTCAGGAAATTCAGTTCCAGAGAGTTTGAGTGATGAAGAGCATAGCAGAAATGGTTCATCTGATGGAGTCTCAACAACTCAGGTTGTGCTGGAAATTCCGAAGCATGTCAGCTCTACTGGAATCAGGAAAATTACATTCAAGTTTAGCAAGAGCAAGGAGGCTTATAATAGTAAGCTATCTTCAGAACCTCTGCATGTGCTTGGTAGGGTTGGTAATTCCCATTCATATATAGGCTACCCCGGTGATCCTGGACGAAACATTGCATCACCTGATACAGGAACAAATATGCGTGTAAATACATGTTGGAATCTGGAAACCAGAAATCTTCATTTTCGTGCTCCTAATATGGAATTGAAAATGTCGAAGAAGGTTGTTCCAAAGAGCTACCCTACAAATGTTAAAAAGTTATTATCAACTGGTATTCTTGATGGGGCTCtggtaaaatatatttctactTCACGGGAG AAAGAGCTGCATGGAGTTATAAGAGAAAGTGGATATTTGTGTGGCTGTTCAGCATGCAATTTCACCAAA GTTCTTACTGCCTATGAGTTTGAGCAGCATGCTGGTGGTAGAACTAGACACCCAAATAATCACATATACCTGGAGAATGGCAAGCCAATTTATAGTATCATTCAACAGCTTAAGACCGCCCCACTCAGTGATCTGGATGAAGTGATAAAAAATATTGCAGGTTCATCCGTCAATATAGAATGCTTCAAGGCTTGGAAAG CAAGTTTTCATCAAAACAATGGAGTGACCGAAGCAGATGAAAATTATCATGCCCAGCTCCTTAACCATCCCCAATCAATTGTAag CTTTCCTGTTCAAGCTGTTGAAGACAGCTTTACTGGTTCGAGGTTAcctttgaaacaaaaaaaacttatgaaGGAGATGACACAAGAGCGGAAACATGCAGCAAAGAA GCCAAGCTCCTATATTTATGGCTCAGGTCTTCAACACAAGAAATCAAGTGAAGGAGCCATTAAGAAAAG GGATAATGATCTACATCGGTTACTTTTCATGCCAAATGGACTCCCTGATGGGGCTGAATTAGCATACTATGTCAAAGGCCAG AGAATACTTGGGGGTTACAAGCAGGGCAATGGTATAGTCTGCAGTCACTGTGACAGTGAG GTCAGCCCTTCTCAGTTTGAAGCTCATGCTGGATGGGCTGCTAGGCGTCAACC CTATCGCCATATCTATACTTCTAATGGATTGACGCTTCATGATATAGCTATATCATTGGCAAATGGTCAAAACTGTACCACTGGCGACAGTGATGATATGTGTACCTTATGTGGAGATGGAGGGGACCTGATTCTTTGTGATGGTTGTCCTCGGGCTTTTCATCCAG CTTGTTTAGAATTGCAGTGTCTCCCTGAAGGGGATTGGCGGTGTCCATGTtgtgttgaaaatttttgtcCTGATAGAAAAGTTGCAAGACCAATTAGAATACAGTTGACCAGGGCTGTTAAAGCACCAGAATCTGAAATTGGTGGTTGTGTTGTTTGCAG GGCCCATGACTTCAGTGTCTCTAAATTTGATGATCGAACGGTTATGCTTTGTGACCAA TGTGAAAAGGAATTCCATGTTGGTTGCTTGCGAGATAGTGGGTTGTGTGATTTAAAA GAACTCCCCAAGGATAAATGGTTCTGCTGTGATGACTGCAGTAGGGTCCATGTGGCTCTACAAAACTTGGCTTCCAGGGGACCAGAGATGATTCCAGCTTCAGTATCAAGCATGATAAACAGGAAGCATCTGGAAAAAGGCTTAATTGATGGAGCTGCTGATGATCTTCAGTGGTGCATTTTAAGTGGAAAAAGTCGCTACAAAGAACATTTGCCGTTGCTTTCCAGGACTACTGCAATTTTTAGA GAATGTTTTGATCCCATAGTTGCAAGCTCTGGTCGGGATCTAATTCCTGTTATGGTGTACGG GAGAAACATATCTGGACAAGAGTTCGGTGGAATGTATTGTGTCGTTTTACTTGCAAA GTCCACTGTTGTATCTGCTGGACTTATCAGGGTTTTTGGTCAGGAGGTAGCCGAGCTACCTATAGTGGCCACAAGTAAAGAACATCAAGGAAAA gGTTATTTCCGAGCACTATTCTCATGCATTGAGGAATTGCTGAGTTCCTTGGGTGTGAAAACCCTGGTGCTTCCTGCAGCTGAGGAAGCTGAAGCAATCTGGACGAATAAATTAGGCTTCCAAAAGATGTCTGAGGAGCGG ATGTTAAAGTATACAAGGGAATTTCAGCTGACAATTTTCAAGGGAACATCAATGCTAGAGAAGGAAGTGCCATGTATTGTGGAATAA
- the LOC117920421 gene encoding uncharacterized protein LOC117920421 isoform X2: MGEGEGCLPVVKDIKVLKDGKTESENSSRMELKRDHECIAGNIETEASPRKKPVKEALNEEGCSEVSNPILSPKYNASSVQTITSQVAELASTNQAVLGEITSTSSGNSVPESLSDEEHSRNGSSDGVSTTQVVLEIPKHVSSTGIRKITFKFSKSKEAYNSKLSSEPLHVLGRVGNSHSYIGYPGDPGRNIASPDTGTNMRVNTCWNLETRNLHFRAPNMELKMSKKVVPKSYPTNVKKLLSTGILDGALVKYISTSREKELHGVIRESGYLCGCSACNFTKVLTAYEFEQHAGGRTRHPNNHIYLENGKPIYSIIQQLKTAPLSDLDEVIKNIAGSSVNIECFKAWKASFHQNNGVTEADENYHAQLLNHPQSIVSFPVQAVEDSFTGSRLPLKQKKLMKEMTQERKHAAKKPSSYIYGSGLQHKKSSEGAIKKRDNDLHRLLFMPNGLPDGAELAYYVKGQRILGGYKQGNGIVCSHCDSEVSPSQFEAHAGWAARRQPYRHIYTSNGLTLHDIAISLANGQNCTTGDSDDMCTLCGDGGDLILCDGCPRAFHPACLELQCLPEGDWRCPCCVENFCPDRKVARPIRIQLTRAVKAPESEIGGCVVCRAHDFSVSKFDDRTVMLCDQCEKEFHVGCLRDSGLCDLKELPKDKWFCCDDCSRVHVALQNLASRGPEMIPASVSSMINRKHLEKGLIDGAADDLQWCILSGKSRYKEHLPLLSRTTAIFRECFDPIVASSGRDLIPVMVYGRNISGQEFGGMYCVVLLAKSTVVSAGLIRVFGQEVAELPIVATSKEHQGKGYFRALFSCIEELLSSLGVKTLVLPAAEEAEAIWTNKLGFQKMSEERMLKYTREFQLTIFKGTSMLEKEVPCIVE, translated from the exons ATGGGAGAAGGGGAAGGTTGTTTGCCAGTGGTTAAGGATATCAAAGTGTTAAAGGATGGAAAAACGGAAAGTGAAAATTCTTCTAGAATGGAATTGAAGCGGGACCATGAATGTATTGCTGGCAATATCGAAACGGAGGCTTCTCCTAGGAAGAAGCCAGTGAAAGAAGCTTTGAACGAGGAAGGATGCTCAGAAGTTTCAAATCCGATTCTTTCTCCAAAATATAATGCTTCTAGCGTTCAAACTATTACGAGTCAGGTGGCTGAGTTAGCAAGCACTAACCAAGCGGTGTTAGGTGAAATCACGTCTACAAGTTCAGGAAATTCAGTTCCAGAGAGTTTGAGTGATGAAGAGCATAGCAGAAATGGTTCATCTGATGGAGTCTCAACAACTCAGGTTGTGCTGGAAATTCCGAAGCATGTCAGCTCTACTGGAATCAGGAAAATTACATTCAAGTTTAGCAAGAGCAAGGAGGCTTATAATAGTAAGCTATCTTCAGAACCTCTGCATGTGCTTGGTAGGGTTGGTAATTCCCATTCATATATAGGCTACCCCGGTGATCCTGGACGAAACATTGCATCACCTGATACAGGAACAAATATGCGTGTAAATACATGTTGGAATCTGGAAACCAGAAATCTTCATTTTCGTGCTCCTAATATGGAATTGAAAATGTCGAAGAAGGTTGTTCCAAAGAGCTACCCTACAAATGTTAAAAAGTTATTATCAACTGGTATTCTTGATGGGGCTCtggtaaaatatatttctactTCACGGGAG AAAGAGCTGCATGGAGTTATAAGAGAAAGTGGATATTTGTGTGGCTGTTCAGCATGCAATTTCACCAAA GTTCTTACTGCCTATGAGTTTGAGCAGCATGCTGGTGGTAGAACTAGACACCCAAATAATCACATATACCTGGAGAATGGCAAGCCAATTTATAGTATCATTCAACAGCTTAAGACCGCCCCACTCAGTGATCTGGATGAAGTGATAAAAAATATTGCAGGTTCATCCGTCAATATAGAATGCTTCAAGGCTTGGAAAG CAAGTTTTCATCAAAACAATGGAGTGACCGAAGCAGATGAAAATTATCATGCCCAGCTCCTTAACCATCCCCAATCAATTGTAag CTTTCCTGTTCAAGCTGTTGAAGACAGCTTTACTGGTTCGAGGTTAcctttgaaacaaaaaaaacttatgaaGGAGATGACACAAGAGCGGAAACATGCAGCAAAGAA GCCAAGCTCCTATATTTATGGCTCAGGTCTTCAACACAAGAAATCAAGTGAAGGAGCCATTAAGAAAAG GGATAATGATCTACATCGGTTACTTTTCATGCCAAATGGACTCCCTGATGGGGCTGAATTAGCATACTATGTCAAAGGCCAG AGAATACTTGGGGGTTACAAGCAGGGCAATGGTATAGTCTGCAGTCACTGTGACAGTGAG GTCAGCCCTTCTCAGTTTGAAGCTCATGCTGGATGGGCTGCTAGGCGTCAACC CTATCGCCATATCTATACTTCTAATGGATTGACGCTTCATGATATAGCTATATCATTGGCAAATGGTCAAAACTGTACCACTGGCGACAGTGATGATATGTGTACCTTATGTGGAGATGGAGGGGACCTGATTCTTTGTGATGGTTGTCCTCGGGCTTTTCATCCAG CTTGTTTAGAATTGCAGTGTCTCCCTGAAGGGGATTGGCGGTGTCCATGTtgtgttgaaaatttttgtcCTGATAGAAAAGTTGCAAGACCAATTAGAATACAGTTGACCAGGGCTGTTAAAGCACCAGAATCTGAAATTGGTGGTTGTGTTGTTTGCAG GGCCCATGACTTCAGTGTCTCTAAATTTGATGATCGAACGGTTATGCTTTGTGACCAA TGTGAAAAGGAATTCCATGTTGGTTGCTTGCGAGATAGTGGGTTGTGTGATTTAAAA GAACTCCCCAAGGATAAATGGTTCTGCTGTGATGACTGCAGTAGGGTCCATGTGGCTCTACAAAACTTGGCTTCCAGGGGACCAGAGATGATTCCAGCTTCAGTATCAAGCATGATAAACAGGAAGCATCTGGAAAAAGGCTTAATTGATGGAGCTGCTGATGATCTTCAGTGGTGCATTTTAAGTGGAAAAAGTCGCTACAAAGAACATTTGCCGTTGCTTTCCAGGACTACTGCAATTTTTAGA GAATGTTTTGATCCCATAGTTGCAAGCTCTGGTCGGGATCTAATTCCTGTTATGGTGTACGG GAGAAACATATCTGGACAAGAGTTCGGTGGAATGTATTGTGTCGTTTTACTTGCAAA GTCCACTGTTGTATCTGCTGGACTTATCAGGGTTTTTGGTCAGGAGGTAGCCGAGCTACCTATAGTGGCCACAAGTAAAGAACATCAAGGAAAA gGTTATTTCCGAGCACTATTCTCATGCATTGAGGAATTGCTGAGTTCCTTGGGTGTGAAAACCCTGGTGCTTCCTGCAGCTGAGGAAGCTGAAGCAATCTGGACGAATAAATTAGGCTTCCAAAAGATGTCTGAGGAGCGG ATGTTAAAGTATACAAGGGAATTTCAGCTGACAATTTTCAAGGGAACATCAATGCTAGAGAAGGAAGTGCCATGTATTGTGGAATAA
- the LOC117920954 gene encoding actin-depolymerizing factor 1-like encodes MANAASGMAVHDDCKLKFLELKAKRTYRFIVFKIEEKQKQVVVEKVGEPAQSYEDFTASLPADECRYAVYDFDFVTEENCQKSRIFFIAWCPDSSRVRSKMIYASSKDRFKRELDGIQVELQATDPTEMGLDVIRSRAC; translated from the exons ATG GCCAATGCAGCATCAGGTATGGCTGTGCATGATGATTGCAAGTTAAAGTTCTTAGAACTGAAGGCAAAAAGAACTTACCGCTTCATAGTTTTCAAGATCGAGGAGAAGCAAAAGCAAGTTGTTGTTGAAAAGGTTGGTGAGCCTGCTCAAAGCTACGAAGATTTCACTGCAAGTCTTCCTGCTGATGAGTGTCGATATGCTGtctatgattttgattttgtgacCGAAGAGAATTGCCAGAAAAGCAGGATTTTCTTCATTGCATG gtgtccTGATTCATCAAGGGTCAGAAGCAAGATGATTTATGCAAGCTCCAAAGACAGATTTAAGAGAGAGCTTGATGGGATTCAGGTGGAGTTGCAAGCAACCGATCCAACTGAGATGGGCCTTGATGTTATTAGAAGCCGTGCCTGCTGA
- the LOC117921199 gene encoding pentatricopeptide repeat-containing protein At3g53700, chloroplastic yields MAFSSCLKWYPWTPPHTLTQPPPTLSSAHNCKPFSKLISFTSTHHHDQQAVSPSFSTLSPSPTTQLPQNFTPKQLRDALRRQSDEDSILDLLDWASKQPNFVPSSVIYEEVLRKLGKDGSFGSMRRVLQEMKLTGCEIRRGTFLILIESYAKFELFDEAVAVVDIMEEEFGLELDAFTYNFLLNVLVDGNKLKLVEIVNSRMVSRGIKPDVTTFNILIKALCRAHQIRPAILMMEEMGSYGLSPDEKTFTTLMQGFIEEGNMNGALRIREQMVAAGCPSSNVTVNVLVHGYCKEGRIEEVLSFIDEMSNEGFRPDRFTFNSLVNGLCRIGHVKHALEILDVMLQEGFDPDIFTYNSLIFGLCKLGEVEEAVEILNQMILRDFSPNTVTYNTLISTLCKENQVEEATELARVLTSKGILPDVCTFNSLIQGLCLTNNHRLAMELFEEMKTKGCHPDEFTYNMLIDSLCSRGRLEEALSLLKEMESSGCSRNVVTYNTLIDGFCKNKRIEEAEEIFDEMELQGISRNVVTYNTLIDGLCKNRRVEEAAQLMDQMLMEGLKPDKFTYNSLLTYFCRAGDIKKAADIVQTMTSNGCEPDSVTYGTLILGLSKAGRVELASRLLRTVQLKGMVLAPQTYNPVIKALFREKRTSEAVRLFREMIEKGDPPDAVTYKVVFRGLCSGGGPIGEAVDFLVEMTDKGFLPDFSSFLMLAEGLCALSMEDTLIKLVDRVMKQANFSDSEVSMIRGFLKIRKFQDALATLGRILSSREPKKAFW; encoded by the coding sequence ATGGCTTTCTCCTCTTGTCTGAAGTGGTACCCTTGGACTCCCCCACACACTCTAACCCAGCCGCCGCCAACTCTATCCTCCGCCCACAACTGCAAGCCCTTTTCCAAGCTTATCTCTTTCACATCCACACACCACCATGACCAACAAGCTGTCTCACCTTCTTTCTCTACTCTCTCCCCTTCTCCAACTACACAGCTCCCCCAAAATTTCACCCCTAAACAACTTCGCGATGCTCTCCGCCGCCAATCTGACGAAGATTCCATCCTTGACCTTTTAGATTGGGCATCCAAGCAGCCCAATTTTGTGCCCAGTTCAGTGATATACGAGGAGGTTCTTCGTAAGCTTGGAAAAGACGGGAGTTTTGGCTCGATGAGGCGGGTCTTACAGGAGATGAAGCTCACGGGTTGCGAGATTCGTAGAGGTActttcttgattttgattgaaAGTTACGCCAAGTTTGAGTTGTTTGATGAAGCTGTTGCTGTTGTTGATATCATGGAAGAAGAATTTGGATTGGAACTGGATGCATTTACTTATAATTTCTTGTTGAATGTACTTGTTGATGGAAACAAGCTAAAATTAGTTGAAATTGTCAATTCGAGAATGGTGAGTAGAGGGATTAAACCAGATGTGACGAcctttaatattttgataaaggCCCTTTGTAGGGCACATCAAATTAGACCAGCAATTTTGATGATGGAGGAGATGGGTAGTTATGGTTTGTCACCAGATGAGAAAACCTTCACGACCTTAATGCAAGGGTTTATTGAGGAGGGTAACATGAATGGTGCATTGAGAATTAGAGAACAAATGGTGGCGGCAGGATGCCCGTCTAGCAATGTGACAGTTAATGTTTTGGTTCATGGGTATTGCAAAGAAGGGAGAATTGAGGAAGTGTTGTCATTCATAGATGAAATGTCGAACGAGGGATTCCGTCCTGATCGATTTACATTCAATTCTTTGGTGAATGGTTTGTGCAGGATTGGACATGTTAAGCATGCACTTGAAATTTTGGATGTAATGCTTCAGGAGGGATTTGATCCCgatatatttacatataatagTTTGATCTTTGGACTGTGTAAATTAGGTGAAGTTGAAGAGGCTGTGGAAATTCTTAATCAGATGATTTTACGGGATTTTTCACCTAATACAGTCACTTATAACACTCTGATTAGCACCTTGTGTAAGGAGAACCAAGTTGAAGAAGCCACTGAACTTGCTCGTGTTCTTACAAGCAAGGGAATTTTACCTGACGTCTGTACTTTCAATTCTTTGATACAAGGTCTATGCTTGACTAATAACCATAGATTGGCAATGGAACTGTTTGAGGAGATGAAGACCAAAGGTTGCCATCCTGATGAATTTACTTACAATATGTTGATTGACAGCCTTTGTTCTAGAGGGAGACTAGAGGAAGCTTTGAGCCTACTGAAAGAAATGGAATCTAGTGGTTGTTCACGAAATGTGGTGACTTATAATACTTTGATTGATGGGTTCTGCAAAAACAAGAGAATTGAAGAAGCAGAAGAGATTTTTGATGAGATGGAACTCCAAGGTATTTCAAGAAATGTGGTGACTTATAATACCCTCATTGATGGTCTTTGTAAGAACAGGAGAGTGGAGGAGGCTGCTCAGCTCATGGACCAGATGCTAATGGAAGGATTAAAACCTGACAAGTTCACCTACAATTCTCTGCTCACATACTTCTGCAGGGCAGGAGATATAAAAAAGGCAGCAGATATTGTCCAAACCATGACTTCAAATGGTTGTGAACCGGACTCAGTCACCTATGGTACACTAATTTTGGGGCTGAGTAAGGCAGGCAGAGTGGAGCTTGCCAGTAGGCTTCTCAGAACTGTCCAGTTAAAAGGAATGGTTCTAGCGCCGCAGACTTATAATCCTGTAATTAAAGCATTATTTAGAGAAAAGAGGACAAGTGAGGCTGTGCGCCTTTTTAGGGAAATGATAGAGAAGGGTGATCCTCCTGATGCTGTCACATATAAAGTTGTCTTCCGTGGGCTTTGTTCTGGAGGAGGACCGATTGGAGAAGCTGTTGATTTTCTAGTTGAGATGACTGACAAAGGATTCCTTCCAGATTTCTCTTCCTTCTTAATGCTTGCTGAAGGGCTTTGTGCTTTATCCATGGAAGACACTCTGATTAAGCTTGTCGATAGGGTTATGAAGCAAGCGAATTTTTCAGACAGTGAGGTCTCCATGATAAGGGGTTTCCTTAAAATCCGTAAGTTTCAAGATGCATTGGCCACCCTGGGCCGAATCTTGAGCAGCCGAGAGCCCAAAAAGGCTTTCTGGTGA
- the LOC117920644 gene encoding RING-H2 finger protein ATL22-like: protein MSWSRVGYRICKIFPGDNEEVVRWNVIPVHVWGMETSRHMDRAQDNDGELTASIINKEQYLLGKHTVIVRHQELILDDPRYSIIYQMFRLQRIPHAYSQLLICKVASLARSMIMPNVRPIFIVIMNVTTYVSRPLMELIIEDIDNERLATVVTTSMQDEAMKIVPATKSSIDKLEKVKMKLDDRCSICLEEFTSEMEEVVRMPCSHVYHTPCIVKWLEYNHLCPLCRFEMPKSVA, encoded by the coding sequence ATGTCGTGGTCTAGAGTTGGGTATCGGATATGTAAAATTTTTCCGGGTGACAATGAAGAGGTTGTGCGTTGGAATGTGATTCCAGTTCATGTTTGGGGCATGGAGACATCAAGGCATATGGATCGAGCACAAGACAATGATGGTGAGTTGACTGCttcaattattaataaagagCAATACTTGTTGGGGAAACACACTGTAATTGTGCGTCATCAGGAGTTAATTTTAGATGATCCTCGTTATTCAATCATTTATCAGATGTTTAGATTACAAAGGATCCCCCATGCATACTCCCAACTTTTGATATGCAAAGTCGCAAGTTTGGCTCGATCCATGATCATGCCGAATGTGAGGCCAATCTTTATAGTCATTATGAATGTTACCACCTATGTGAGTAGACCACTTATGGAACTTATAATTGAGGATATCGATAATGAGAGACTTGCCACCGTTGTTACAACATCAATGCAAGACGAAGCCATGAAGATAGTACCTGCAACTAAATCATCAATTGATAAGTTGgaaaaggtaaaaatgaaaCTCGATGATCGGTGTTCGATATGTTTGGAAGAATTTACAAGTGAAATGGAAGAAGTTGTACGAATGCCATGCTCACATGTTTATCACACTCCTTGTATAGTGAAGTGGTTAGAGTATAATCACTTGTGTCCATTGTGTCGATTTGAAATGCCAAAGTCAGTTGCTTGA